A section of the Elusimicrobiota bacterium genome encodes:
- a CDS encoding metal ABC transporter permease, with translation VCLILAGTYTYFGYHVVRRGVIFVDLALAQVAALGACVGVLLGWGADKFPFQNYLISLGFTMIGALLFVLFRSKREKVPIEALIGITYAGAIALSLIVLERSVSGTEDIKEMLAGSILTVAPKQLLFIAILCAIVVAIHWFARRRVFAVTADPIEAQNKGIRIWWWDFVFYVTFGFVVTSSVKVVGVLLVFAFLIIPAVAAMIATEKTTRRIFFGWIFGLVGCIVGIEASLRLDWTPGPTIVAVFLVMLILSWIVKRIFVKE, from the coding sequence GTGTGTCTTATCCTGGCGGGTACCTATACATATTTTGGCTACCATGTCGTTCGTCGCGGAGTAATCTTTGTTGACCTTGCACTTGCCCAGGTCGCTGCTTTGGGCGCGTGTGTCGGGGTTTTACTGGGATGGGGCGCGGACAAATTTCCTTTTCAGAACTATCTTATTTCATTGGGATTTACCATGATCGGCGCTCTGCTTTTTGTGCTTTTCAGGAGCAAACGCGAAAAAGTCCCGATAGAAGCGCTTATCGGCATCACTTATGCCGGTGCGATCGCTCTTTCTCTTATTGTTTTGGAACGGTCAGTCTCAGGAACCGAAGATATAAAAGAGATGCTCGCGGGTTCTATCCTTACCGTAGCTCCGAAACAACTTCTTTTCATCGCGATACTTTGCGCGATCGTAGTAGCAATACACTGGTTTGCGCGAAGGCGGGTTTTTGCGGTAACCGCAGACCCCATAGAAGCGCAAAATAAGGGCATTCGGATATGGTGGTGGGATTTTGTTTTTTATGTCACATTTGGATTTGTAGTTACGTCTTCGGTAAAAGTGGTGGGCGTGCTTTTGGTGTTTGCTTTCCTCATAATTCCCGCAGTCGCTGCGATGATCGCCACGGAAAAAACTACGCGCCGAATCTTTTTCGGATGGATTTTTGGATTAGTGGGATGTATTGTCGGGATAGAAGCTTCTCTGAGGCTTGACTGGACTCCGGGGCCTACTATTGTCGCGGTTTTTCTTGTCATGCTCATCCTGTCCTGGATAGTTAAAAGAATATTTGTAAAAGAGTAA
- a CDS encoding NifB/NifX family molybdenum-iron cluster-binding protein, with the protein MKICMPTSTNEGKKAVVHGHFGSAPYFTIYDTEKDSYEVIDNSNQHHSHGTCHPMDSLSGKKIDAVVCGGMGSRAVEKLNKSGIKAYRAIPGTVSELVAQFLKGGLKEITVENSCIQHNCR; encoded by the coding sequence ATGAAAATTTGTATGCCGACGTCAACAAATGAGGGGAAGAAAGCAGTAGTTCATGGGCATTTTGGAAGCGCGCCGTATTTTACGATCTATGATACCGAAAAGGATTCTTACGAGGTCATAGATAACTCAAATCAGCATCATTCGCACGGCACATGCCATCCGATGGATTCTTTATCAGGGAAAAAAATTGATGCAGTAGTATGCGGCGGTATGGGAAGCCGTGCAGTTGAAAAACTGAACAAAAGCGGGATAAAAGCATACAGGGCTATACCGGGCACAGTTTCGGAATTGGTAGCCCAGTTCCTTAAAGGCGGCCTGAAAGAAATAACAGTTGAGAATTCCTGTATTCAGCATAATTGCCGTTAG
- a CDS encoding radical SAM protein yields the protein MIKKKIDYHCIYGPVASWRLGVSLGIDPISMSYKVCSFDCLYCQIGRTKVLSTKRECFATTDEIIGELKTITKEGIDYITFAGAGEPTLAGNLGRIIQKVKAVRLEKVAVITNSSILNDPEVRSELLMADKVIVKLDAADEKTFKKINRPAKEVKFKNILQGLRDFRKEFKGELAVQIMVIKENKKSAKEIAKLAYSISPDEIQINTPLRPCPVEPLGKKEITAIIEEFKILCPKTRILSVYGPREEIKTESISGKDTLRRRGKLV from the coding sequence ATGATTAAGAAGAAAATAGATTATCATTGTATCTACGGGCCCGTTGCTTCGTGGCGGCTCGGAGTTTCTTTAGGCATTGACCCGATTTCAATGTCGTATAAGGTTTGTTCGTTTGACTGTTTGTATTGCCAAATCGGCAGAACAAAAGTTTTGAGCACAAAAAGAGAATGTTTTGCTACGACAGATGAAATAATAGGGGAACTCAAAACCATTACAAAAGAAGGCATTGACTACATAACTTTTGCAGGAGCGGGTGAACCGACGCTTGCAGGAAATCTGGGCAGGATAATACAAAAAGTAAAAGCTGTGCGTTTGGAAAAGGTTGCCGTTATAACTAATTCATCCATTCTTAATGATCCCGAGGTGCGTTCTGAGTTGCTTATGGCGGACAAAGTAATAGTTAAACTTGATGCGGCGGACGAAAAAACATTCAAAAAAATAAACAGACCTGCAAAAGAGGTTAAGTTTAAAAATATTTTGCAAGGTTTGCGCGACTTTAGAAAAGAGTTTAAAGGGGAGCTTGCTGTTCAAATAATGGTGATTAAAGAGAATAAGAAGTCGGCAAAGGAAATAGCAAAACTTGCTTATTCAATAAGTCCTGATGAGATACAAATTAATACACCATTGAGGCCGTGTCCGGTAGAACCGTTGGGCAAGAAGGAGATTACAGCAATAATAGAAGAATTTAAGATTTTATGCCCAAAGACGAGGATACTTTCGGTATATGGCCCGCGTGAAGAAATTAAAACTGAATCAATCAGCGGCAAAGATACTTTACGGAGAAGAGGCAAGCTTGTGTAA
- a CDS encoding LysM peptidoglycan-binding domain-containing M23 family metallopeptidase: MSGYKLKKTVFMVEQSIKIFITLFLIFILCANTEIVDAQRIAPKSVQPQQVDRAKLLVNNLEMRLAHLQKRVTGAGFFIKKVKMRENLWKIARKRGYSVHSILGCNPQMETYDVHINERILLPSRGGTLHQIQKGDTWKKIAEQYDIEENELIKFNGNVGKLNSGEFIFVPGRMPDIDLMNQKLRAKYELREMFVSPLGGRLSSPFGRRRHPVTGKPSFHGGIDIAVREGTWVGAAADGVVTFAGNDGGHYGKAVFIRHQNGYETQYGHLSKIYVKVGQRVNARKLIARSGSTGRSTGPHLHFTIKRNGKLVDPLKFLW, from the coding sequence ATGTCCGGCTATAAACTTAAAAAAACGGTATTTATGGTTGAACAATCAATAAAAATATTCATTACTTTGTTTTTAATTTTCATATTGTGCGCAAATACTGAAATAGTTGACGCACAAAGGATTGCACCAAAATCAGTTCAGCCGCAGCAGGTTGACAGAGCAAAACTTCTGGTCAATAATTTGGAAATGAGGCTTGCGCACCTGCAAAAACGAGTGACCGGCGCAGGTTTTTTTATAAAAAAGGTGAAAATGCGCGAAAACCTTTGGAAAATAGCCAGAAAAAGGGGATACAGTGTGCATTCAATTTTGGGGTGCAACCCGCAGATGGAAACCTATGATGTGCATATAAATGAACGCATACTTTTACCTTCAAGAGGAGGCACTCTCCATCAGATTCAAAAAGGGGACACATGGAAAAAAATAGCCGAACAATATGATATAGAAGAAAACGAACTTATTAAATTCAACGGAAATGTTGGAAAACTTAATTCGGGAGAATTTATTTTTGTTCCCGGGCGTATGCCGGACATTGACCTGATGAATCAAAAGTTAAGGGCAAAATACGAATTGCGCGAGATGTTTGTCTCGCCGCTGGGAGGCAGGTTAAGCAGTCCTTTCGGAAGGCGCCGCCATCCTGTTACCGGGAAACCAAGTTTTCACGGAGGAATTGATATCGCGGTTCGAGAAGGAACCTGGGTGGGCGCGGCGGCAGACGGTGTGGTCACTTTTGCGGGTAACGATGGGGGGCATTACGGCAAAGCGGTTTTCATCAGGCATCAAAATGGTTATGAAACGCAGTACGGGCACCTGTCAAAAATATATGTAAAGGTCGGCCAAAGGGTGAATGCCCGAAAGCTGATAGCAAGAAGCGGGTCCACCGGCCGGTCAACGGGGCCTCATTTGCATTTTACGATAAAAAGAAATGGTAAATTAGTTGACCCTTTGAAATTTCTCTGGTAA
- a CDS encoding rubrerythrin produces MPDFGTPFAGLKKDRKVTPEELVRAIRFMVAAEYEAIQLYMQLAESTENKLAQEVLKDIADEEKVHAGEFLRLLKELAPDEENFYKKGAQEVEEEIKKKQ; encoded by the coding sequence ATGCCGGATTTCGGAACGCCGTTTGCAGGATTGAAGAAGGACAGAAAGGTTACACCTGAAGAGCTTGTAAGAGCTATCCGATTTATGGTTGCCGCAGAATATGAGGCGATTCAGCTTTATATGCAGCTTGCGGAATCTACCGAAAACAAGCTTGCCCAGGAAGTCCTGAAAGATATTGCTGACGAGGAAAAAGTCCATGCGGGCGAGTTTTTGAGATTATTGAAGGAGCTTGCGCCGGATGAGGAAAACTTCTACAAGAAGGGCGCACAAGAAGTAGAAGAAGAAATCAAAAAGAAGCAATAA
- a CDS encoding FeoA family protein, which produces MNTEKIFLTDLDAGLSGTVKEIAGGFGAIRRLRALGFGVGDHITKLSGMHMRGPVIIKVRGTHIAIGYGIASKIIVEVKK; this is translated from the coding sequence ATGAATACTGAAAAAATATTTCTTACCGATCTGGATGCGGGATTAAGCGGTACGGTAAAAGAAATCGCCGGCGGTTTCGGAGCAATCAGAAGACTCAGAGCGTTAGGGTTCGGAGTTGGCGATCATATTACCAAGCTGAGCGGAATGCATATGCGAGGCCCGGTGATTATTAAGGTACGCGGAACTCATATTGCCATAGGTTATGGTATAGCTTCCAAAATAATAGTTGAGGTTAAGAAGTGA
- a CDS encoding ferrous iron transporter B: MKKILLLGNPNVGKSAFFSRLTGVHVITSNYPGTTVEFTKGYMLLNGEKTEVIDVPGIYTLEPTCKAEEVACEMLKQAIHEEIKGNCIIINIIDATNLERNLYLTLELMEQEIPIIAALNMWDDTKHRGIHIEIEKLSRWLGVSVVPTVAVTGEGFPKLIAEIPKAEALKVRKHTYEERWKDIGKVIGEVQHLEHKHHTFFERIQDLTVHPSTGLIIAGFIGYFCFIVVRFIGETLINYLTDPFFNKIWLPILQKLVAILGSKGIIHDILIGKLIGGQIDFVQSFGVLSTALYIEFGIVLPYIIAFYLVLGLLEDSGYLPRLAVLLDTFLHKIGLHGFAIVPTLLSFGCNVPGILSTRILESKRERFIASTLISIGIPCAALQAMIFGILGRHGTVPVLIVYGTLFLVWAVLGYILNKILPGFSPELLIEIPPYRLPPLTIMGKKLWWRSKKFLAEALPIVTGGVLVVNILFFLGIFDTVTKLSAPVISSLLGLPKEAVIAILVGFLRKDVAVGMLVPLNLTVNQLIVACVVLSMFFPCIATFVVLWKELGLKDMLKSVLIMVISALLTGWLLKTILL, translated from the coding sequence GTGAAAAAAATACTTCTCTTAGGAAATCCCAATGTCGGGAAAAGTGCTTTTTTCTCCCGGTTGACCGGAGTTCACGTTATAACATCCAATTATCCCGGCACAACCGTTGAGTTTACCAAAGGGTATATGCTTTTAAACGGGGAAAAAACAGAAGTGATTGATGTCCCGGGCATATATACTCTTGAACCGACCTGTAAAGCTGAAGAAGTTGCATGCGAGATGTTGAAACAAGCGATACATGAAGAAATAAAAGGAAATTGCATTATTATAAATATAATAGATGCCACTAATTTGGAAAGGAATCTCTACCTCACTCTTGAACTTATGGAGCAAGAAATTCCGATTATTGCGGCATTGAACATGTGGGATGATACCAAACATCGCGGAATACATATTGAAATTGAGAAATTATCGCGCTGGCTCGGGGTTTCAGTGGTTCCAACGGTAGCGGTTACCGGCGAAGGTTTTCCAAAATTGATCGCTGAAATACCTAAAGCGGAAGCTCTGAAAGTGAGAAAACATACCTATGAGGAAAGATGGAAAGACATCGGCAAAGTCATTGGAGAGGTTCAGCATCTGGAACACAAGCATCACACTTTTTTTGAAAGAATACAAGATTTAACTGTTCATCCGTCAACAGGATTGATTATCGCAGGATTCATCGGTTACTTCTGTTTTATTGTTGTAAGGTTCATAGGCGAAACACTGATAAATTATCTGACCGATCCTTTCTTTAACAAAATTTGGCTTCCGATACTTCAAAAACTTGTGGCAATCCTGGGTTCAAAAGGAATTATTCATGATATTCTTATAGGAAAGCTTATCGGCGGCCAGATAGATTTTGTCCAGTCATTCGGTGTTTTGAGCACCGCTTTATATATTGAATTCGGGATCGTTCTGCCGTATATTATTGCATTTTACCTGGTGTTGGGACTTCTTGAAGACTCGGGATATCTTCCGCGATTAGCTGTTTTATTGGATACCTTTTTGCATAAAATCGGTCTTCACGGATTTGCCATAGTTCCCACGCTGCTAAGTTTCGGATGCAACGTCCCGGGCATCCTTTCAACCAGGATTCTTGAAAGCAAAAGAGAACGTTTCATCGCTTCAACACTTATTTCAATTGGGATACCCTGCGCGGCACTTCAGGCAATGATTTTCGGCATTTTAGGCAGGCACGGGACAGTTCCCGTTTTAATCGTATATGGAACTCTTTTTCTTGTTTGGGCAGTATTGGGATATATATTGAATAAGATTCTGCCGGGATTCAGCCCGGAACTTTTAATTGAAATACCTCCTTACCGGCTTCCCCCATTAACAATTATGGGGAAAAAATTATGGTGGCGGTCCAAAAAATTTCTGGCGGAGGCATTGCCGATTGTTACAGGCGGAGTATTGGTTGTAAATATTCTTTTTTTCCTGGGGATTTTTGATACTGTTACAAAATTAAGTGCGCCTGTTATTAGCAGCCTGTTGGGACTTCCAAAAGAAGCTGTGATTGCTATTTTAGTCGGATTTTTGAGAAAAGATGTGGCGGTTGGAATGCTGGTGCCGCTGAACCTGACAGTAAATCAGCTGATTGTTGCATGCGTGGTGCTTTCTATGTTTTTCCCCTGTATTGCAACATTTGTGGTTTTGTGGAAAGAGTTGGGCTTAAAAGATATGTTGAAATCAGTTTTGATAATGGTTATAAGTGCGCTTTTAACAGGCTGGCTTTTAAAAACAATTCTTTTATAG